In Parabacteroides timonensis, the genomic stretch GACTCAAGAAATTGTATTCCTGTCAGGTCTTTCATCTCTATATCAAGAAAAATCAGGTCAACCTTGTTCATTCTCAGGTAATCTACAGCTGTTATTGCAGAGTTGAAACTCTGCAATAACTTGATTGAATCCAGCTTTGAAATGAAATGGGTTAATTTCCCGATAGCCAGGGGTTCGTCTTCAATGATAATGCAATTAACCATGATGTAGGTCGATTTTGAGTGATACGATATATTGGTTGCCTTGCCGGTGGATTTCTAGCTTGTGACTGTGTGGATATAATAAATCCAGTCTTTTTCTTACCAGTTGTAGCCCTACTCCCGGGTTGGTATGAGTCCTTTTTGTGTTTATCGTATTAATACATTTGAAGAATAACTCGTGGTTACATTCTGAAAATTCGATGCTGAGCCGTTGATCGGATTCATTCAGATTGCTATGCTTAAATCCATTTTCGATGAACGGCATAAAGATCATTGGAGGAACCATGTAATCGGACGTAATCGTATTTGTAAAAGAGATGTGCTCCGGATTGATCAGTCGTATTTTTTCAATGTCGATATATTTCAGTATCGTGTCTATTTCGTTCCGGATAGATATATTCTCGTTCTTGGTTTCATAGATAACATACCTGAGTAAATCGGATAGTTTGGATAGGGCAACAGATGCTTTTTCGGGATCTATTTGTATGAGGGTATCGATATTATTGAGCGTGTTGAAAAGCAAGTGTGGATTTAGTTTTGATTTAATAGCATCCAATTCACTTTGCAGCTTGATATTCTCTATTTCTCTTTTTAAATGCAGGTTTTTAAACCAGTCGATCATGAACCGGAATAGTAGTCCGAGACATCCGCAAAATAGGGCACCGACTACACTTCCTATCCATTGGGCAAGAACTTTACCGGTAAAAATC encodes the following:
- a CDS encoding sensor histidine kinase, yielding MDKRIILSLMHLPVWMVAIFIAYFFSVDDMPVSQPHYVVLSTFTFASCFLGSFYVFYSFFVPRFLEKGKFCTFGIYSLLFITICMPAIMLILAQATGITTLNTSEIFTGKVLAQWIGSVVGALFCGCLGLLFRFMIDWFKNLHLKREIENIKLQSELDAIKSKLNPHLLFNTLNNIDTLIQIDPEKASVALSKLSDLLRYVIYETKNENISIRNEIDTILKYIDIEKIRLINPEHISFTNTITSDYMVPPMIFMPFIENGFKHSNLNESDQRLSIEFSECNHELFFKCINTINTKRTHTNPGVGLQLVRKRLDLLYPHSHKLEIHRQGNQYIVSLKIDLHHG